A single window of Jatrophihabitans sp. DNA harbors:
- a CDS encoding DEAD/DEAH box helicase — translation MSSPAQRYAQSRQRTKFPRVTEFQAGYSFELDDFQIQACQSLEEGYGVLVCAPTGAGKTVVGEFAIYLALAVGQKCFYTTPIKALSNQKYNDLLQRYGPANVGLLTGDNAINPHAPIVVMTTEVLRNMLYVGSDALAGLGFVVMDEVHYLGDRFRGAVWEEVIIHLPDSVRLVSLSATVSNAEEFGDWLVEVRGDTRVIVHEERPVPLWQHMLVGSRMFDLFAEDTESPHTGAGGPDGVRVDPTLLRYVRERMRTTELANRSRPGRDRYRGGPGPRWRPPSRPDVIGRLDREGLLPAIDFIFSRAGCDAAVRQCVAANLRLTTEDEREDIRLLVENRTANLAAEDLDVLGYWEFSEGLQRGIAAHHAGMIPAFKEVVEELFVRGLVRVVFATETLALGINMPARTVLLERLVKFNGEAHADLTPGEYTQLTGRAGRRGIDIEGHAVVQWSPEIDPARVAGLASTRTYPLRSSFRPSYNMAINLVSQVGRDTARALLESSFAQFQADRSVVGLTRQITRNEKSLADYESRMHCHLGDFAEYQELRTRLSEREKSLSRKGVSDRRAAVVQSLEALSVGDVIRIQSGRRAGLAVVVDPGTSPLADPRPLVVTEDHWAGPVTLLDFPHVVEVLGRLPISKHFNHRNPSARKDVASSIRNLRIADPGSRRRRDRNGAADDPELSDLRAALRAHPCHGCDDREEHARWAERASRLRRENDALRQRAEGRTHSLSRTFDQVCALLTELGYMSPAAETGDTITTAGRQLSRIWSEADLLIAECLRAGAWSGLNAAELAGVCSAMVYETRRDEPTAPKLPSGALRDALRDTLRLWAEVSEREADHRLPLSREPDLGFVWASYRWAKGDSLDRVLSSMSDDGAGLPAGDFVRWMRQLLDLLEQLARADAIDPGIRATAAAACTALRRGVIAQQL, via the coding sequence ATGTCCTCGCCGGCGCAGCGGTATGCCCAATCCCGTCAGCGGACGAAGTTCCCGAGGGTGACCGAGTTCCAGGCCGGTTACAGCTTCGAGCTCGACGACTTCCAGATTCAGGCGTGCCAGTCTCTGGAAGAGGGCTACGGCGTGCTGGTCTGCGCGCCGACCGGCGCGGGCAAGACGGTAGTCGGCGAGTTCGCCATCTACCTCGCCCTGGCCGTCGGGCAGAAATGCTTCTACACCACGCCGATCAAGGCGCTGTCCAACCAGAAGTACAACGACCTGCTGCAGCGTTACGGCCCTGCCAACGTCGGCCTGCTGACCGGCGACAACGCGATCAACCCGCACGCGCCGATCGTGGTGATGACCACCGAAGTGCTGCGCAACATGCTCTACGTCGGCAGCGACGCCCTCGCGGGCCTGGGCTTCGTGGTGATGGACGAGGTTCACTACCTCGGCGACCGGTTCCGGGGCGCGGTCTGGGAAGAGGTGATCATCCACCTGCCCGACTCGGTGCGGCTGGTGTCGCTGTCGGCGACGGTCTCCAACGCCGAGGAGTTCGGCGACTGGCTGGTCGAGGTCCGCGGCGACACCCGGGTGATCGTCCACGAGGAGCGGCCGGTGCCGCTGTGGCAGCACATGCTGGTGGGCAGCAGGATGTTCGACCTGTTCGCCGAGGACACCGAGTCACCGCACACCGGCGCTGGCGGGCCCGACGGCGTCCGGGTCGACCCGACGCTGCTGCGCTACGTCCGGGAGCGGATGCGCACCACGGAGCTGGCCAACCGCAGCCGGCCCGGGAGGGACCGCTACCGCGGCGGGCCGGGACCGCGATGGCGTCCGCCCTCGCGCCCTGACGTGATCGGCCGGCTCGACCGGGAAGGGCTGCTGCCCGCGATCGACTTCATCTTCAGCCGAGCCGGGTGCGACGCCGCCGTCCGGCAGTGCGTCGCGGCCAATCTGCGGCTGACCACCGAGGACGAGCGCGAGGACATCAGGCTGCTGGTCGAGAACCGGACGGCCAACCTGGCCGCCGAGGACCTCGACGTGCTGGGCTACTGGGAGTTCTCCGAGGGGCTGCAGCGGGGCATCGCCGCCCACCACGCAGGCATGATCCCGGCGTTCAAGGAGGTCGTGGAGGAGCTGTTCGTCCGGGGCCTGGTGCGGGTCGTCTTCGCCACCGAGACCCTCGCGCTGGGCATCAACATGCCGGCCCGGACGGTGCTGCTGGAGCGGCTGGTCAAGTTCAACGGCGAGGCCCACGCCGACCTGACCCCGGGGGAGTACACCCAGCTGACCGGCCGGGCAGGCCGCCGGGGCATCGACATCGAGGGTCACGCGGTGGTGCAGTGGAGCCCCGAGATCGACCCGGCGCGAGTGGCCGGCCTGGCCTCGACGCGGACCTACCCGCTGCGCTCGTCGTTCCGCCCGTCCTACAACATGGCGATCAACCTGGTGTCCCAGGTGGGCCGCGACACCGCTCGCGCGCTGCTGGAGTCATCGTTCGCGCAGTTCCAGGCCGACCGCTCGGTGGTCGGCCTGACCCGCCAGATCACCCGCAACGAGAAGTCGCTGGCCGATTACGAGAGCCGGATGCACTGCCATCTGGGTGACTTCGCCGAGTACCAGGAGCTGCGCACCCGGCTCTCGGAGCGGGAGAAGTCGCTGTCGCGCAAGGGAGTCTCCGATCGCCGGGCCGCAGTCGTGCAGTCGCTGGAGGCGCTGTCGGTCGGCGACGTGATCCGGATCCAGTCCGGGCGCCGCGCGGGCCTGGCCGTGGTGGTGGACCCCGGGACCTCGCCGCTGGCCGACCCCCGGCCCCTGGTCGTCACCGAGGACCACTGGGCCGGGCCGGTCACCCTGCTGGACTTTCCGCACGTCGTCGAGGTGCTCGGGCGGTTGCCGATCTCCAAGCACTTCAACCACCGCAACCCGAGCGCCCGCAAGGACGTGGCCTCCTCGATCCGCAACCTCAGGATCGCCGACCCGGGTTCACGCCGGCGGCGCGATCGCAACGGCGCCGCCGACGATCCAGAGCTGTCGGACCTGCGGGCGGCGCTGCGCGCCCATCCCTGCCACGGCTGCGACGACCGCGAGGAACACGCCAGGTGGGCCGAGCGGGCCAGCCGGTTGCGGCGGGAGAACGACGCGCTGCGCCAGCGGGCCGAGGGACGCACCCATTCGCTGTCGCGGACCTTCGACCAGGTGTGCGCGCTGCTCACCGAGCTCGGCTACATGAGCCCGGCCGCCGAGACCGGTGACACGATCACCACGGCCGGACGGCAGCTGTCACGGATCTGGTCGGAGGCAGACCTGCTGATCGCCGAGTGCCTGCGCGCCGGCGCCTGGTCGGGTCTGAACGCCGCCGAGCTGGCCGGGGTGTGCTCGGCGATGGTCTATGAGACCCGCCGGGACGAGCCGACCGCGCCGAAGCTTCCCAGCGGAGCGCTGCGCGACGCGCTGCGCGACACCCTGCGGCTGTGGGCCGAGGTCAGCGAGCGAGAGGCCGACCACCGCCTGCCGCTCTCACGCGAGCCGGACCTCGGCTTCGTCTGGGCCAGCTACCGGTGGGCCAAGGGCGACTCGCTGGACCGGGTGCTGAGCTCGATGTCCGACGACGGCGCCGGGCTGCCGGCCGGTGACTTCGTGCGCTGGATGCGCCAGCTGCTCGACCTGCTCGAGCAACTCGCCCGCGCCGACGCGATCGACCCCGGCATCAGGGCCACCGCGGCGGCGGCCTGCACGGCTTTGCGGCGCGGGGTGATCGCCCAGCAGCTGTGA
- the tatC gene encoding twin-arginine translocase subunit TatC — protein sequence MTRSLKRSTKANPEGRMSVLDHLRELRRRLIIVMVIVALGAIVGWIIYNPLLALLKQPYCNISFEHRLGALDQSPEQCKLLFRAPLDGFTIRLKVSVVAGAVLTAPLWLYQLWAFVTPGLHRHEKRWTVAFVAISTVLFALGMSLAYLTLYKGLDVLITQAGSGTQAGLDVNYYISFVILMLTVFGASFELPLLIVMLNAVRVLPFSLLKRGQRLGIFLIFLFAGVATPSADPFTMVAMALPMCLLFELAVLWCFLHDRRLARREAAAEAEQLPDDVASTVDPLPEKLPGPARADSGWSDLP from the coding sequence ATGACCCGGTCGCTCAAGCGCTCGACCAAGGCCAATCCCGAGGGCCGGATGTCGGTGCTGGACCACCTGCGCGAACTGCGCAGGCGCCTGATCATCGTCATGGTCATCGTCGCTCTGGGCGCGATCGTCGGGTGGATCATCTACAACCCGCTGCTGGCGCTGCTGAAGCAGCCGTACTGCAACATCTCCTTCGAGCACCGCCTCGGAGCCCTCGACCAGAGCCCAGAGCAGTGCAAGCTGCTGTTCCGGGCGCCGCTGGACGGGTTCACCATCCGGCTCAAGGTCTCGGTGGTGGCCGGCGCTGTCCTGACCGCCCCGCTGTGGCTCTATCAGCTGTGGGCCTTCGTCACGCCCGGCCTGCACCGGCACGAGAAGCGCTGGACGGTCGCCTTCGTCGCGATCTCCACGGTGCTGTTCGCCCTCGGGATGAGCCTGGCCTACCTGACCTTGTACAAGGGCCTGGACGTGCTGATCACCCAGGCCGGCAGTGGCACCCAGGCCGGTCTGGACGTCAACTACTACATCTCGTTCGTGATCTTGATGCTCACCGTCTTCGGGGCCTCGTTCGAGCTGCCGCTGCTGATCGTGATGCTCAACGCCGTGCGGGTGCTGCCGTTCTCGCTGCTCAAGCGCGGCCAGCGGCTCGGGATCTTCCTGATCTTCCTGTTCGCCGGGGTGGCGACCCCGTCTGCCGACCCGTTCACCATGGTCGCGATGGCGCTGCCGATGTGCCTGCTCTTCGAGCTGGCCGTGCTGTGGTGTTTCCTGCACGACCGGCGGCTGGCCCGGCGCGAGGCCGCGGCCGAGGCCGAGCAGCTTCCCGACGACGTGGCCTCGACGGTGGACCCGCTGCCTGAGAAGCTGCCCGGCCCGGCCCGCGCCGACTCCGGATGGAGCGACCTGCCCTGA
- a CDS encoding LacI family DNA-binding transcriptional regulator, producing the protein MSASIEDVAKLAGVSIATVSRSLRGLPDVATATRDKVLLAAQELDYVASPFAARLASGRSSTLGVVVPFVNRWFFAEVLGAVESVLSAAGYDLLLHNLGDSKGRERFFSVLPMRKRVDAVLVVSLALTDDEVAALNTLQLPVGVLGVKHPGLSSVRIDDKAAARTAVEHLLSLGHRQIALIGGDTDDPMRFTPPHHRGIGYREALLAAGVTPPEGMEVLGYFTVAGGEAAMLDLLRGSQRPTAVFAESDEMAYGAIRAIRRSGLRVPEDIAVIGFDDHATADLMDLTTMRQPVGEQGALLAQSLLAALVKEAEPSDVVLATELVVRGSTVASASAYAGSTGSA; encoded by the coding sequence ATGTCAGCCAGTATCGAGGACGTAGCAAAGCTGGCAGGCGTCTCGATAGCCACCGTGTCGCGCTCCCTGCGGGGATTGCCCGACGTCGCGACGGCGACCAGGGACAAAGTCCTGCTGGCGGCCCAGGAGCTGGACTACGTCGCCTCGCCTTTCGCCGCCCGGCTGGCCAGCGGCCGGTCCTCGACCCTCGGCGTGGTCGTGCCGTTCGTCAACCGGTGGTTCTTCGCGGAGGTGCTCGGCGCGGTCGAGTCGGTGCTCAGCGCCGCCGGTTACGACCTGTTGCTGCACAACCTAGGCGACAGCAAGGGCCGGGAGCGGTTCTTCTCCGTGCTGCCGATGCGCAAGCGGGTCGACGCGGTGCTGGTGGTCAGCCTGGCGCTGACCGACGACGAGGTCGCGGCGCTGAACACCCTGCAGCTGCCGGTGGGCGTGCTCGGCGTCAAGCACCCCGGCCTGTCCTCGGTCCGGATCGATGACAAGGCTGCGGCCCGAACCGCGGTGGAGCACCTGTTGTCGCTGGGTCACCGCCAGATCGCGCTGATCGGCGGCGACACCGATGACCCGATGCGCTTCACTCCCCCGCATCACCGCGGCATCGGCTACCGGGAGGCGCTGCTGGCGGCCGGCGTGACGCCGCCGGAAGGCATGGAAGTCCTGGGTTACTTCACGGTCGCCGGCGGGGAAGCCGCGATGCTGGACCTGCTGCGGGGCAGCCAGCGGCCGACCGCGGTGTTCGCCGAGTCCGACGAGATGGCCTACGGCGCCATCCGCGCCATCAGGCGCTCCGGCCTACGGGTGCCTGAGGACATCGCGGTGATCGGTTTCGACGACCACGCCACCGCCGACCTGATGGACCTGACCACGATGCGCCAGCCCGTCGGCGAGCAGGGTGCGCTGCTGGCGCAGTCGCTGCTGGCGGCTCTGGTCAAGGAGGCTGAGCCGAGCGACGTGGTGCTTGCCACCGAGCTTGTGGTCCGCGGCAGCACGGTGGCCTCGGCCAGCGCGTACGCCGGCTCGACCGGCTCGGCCTAG
- a CDS encoding carbohydrate kinase — translation MVCVIGEALIDLVMDPATAASPGPKAYLAHPGGSPFNVAIGLARLGRPAQLLARLSGDAFGRQLRAHAEANGVDLSYAVDAAESSTVAVVSLDAQRNAGYDFYRTGTADWQWSAAELDRMPADTSWIHTGSLASWTQPGAGVISDQLRRRRERRPVVISYDPNIRPALLPDHPSAVSQVEAMVCLADVVKASAEDLDWLYPGQGVDDVLRRWQRLGASVVVVTDGGRGARFLAGDEIGAAPARPVRVVDTVGAGDAFMAGLINALAAGGHAAVGPAGHAAVGPAGHAALGPAGQAVVAAAVEEAILVAALTCARAGANPPTAAELAAAQAAV, via the coding sequence ATGGTGTGCGTGATCGGCGAGGCGTTGATCGACCTGGTGATGGATCCGGCGACCGCGGCCTCGCCCGGGCCCAAGGCCTACCTGGCTCATCCGGGCGGCAGCCCGTTCAACGTCGCGATCGGCCTGGCCCGGCTCGGCCGGCCGGCGCAGTTGCTGGCCCGGCTGTCCGGTGACGCCTTCGGCAGGCAGTTGCGGGCGCACGCCGAGGCCAACGGGGTGGACCTGTCCTACGCCGTCGACGCCGCCGAATCCAGCACGGTGGCCGTGGTGAGCCTGGACGCTCAGCGCAACGCCGGCTACGACTTCTACCGGACCGGCACGGCCGACTGGCAGTGGAGCGCCGCCGAGCTGGACCGGATGCCGGCTGACACCTCCTGGATCCACACCGGCTCGCTGGCCTCCTGGACCCAGCCGGGGGCCGGCGTCATCTCCGACCAGCTGCGCCGGCGGCGGGAGCGGCGACCGGTGGTGATCAGCTACGACCCGAACATCCGGCCCGCGCTGCTGCCCGACCACCCGTCCGCGGTCAGCCAGGTCGAGGCGATGGTCTGCCTCGCCGACGTCGTCAAGGCCTCGGCCGAGGACCTGGACTGGCTCTACCCCGGCCAGGGCGTCGACGACGTGCTGCGCCGGTGGCAGCGGCTCGGGGCCTCGGTCGTGGTGGTGACCGACGGCGGCCGGGGAGCGCGCTTTCTGGCCGGCGATGAGATCGGCGCCGCGCCGGCCCGTCCGGTGCGGGTGGTGGACACCGTCGGCGCCGGCGACGCGTTCATGGCCGGGCTGATCAACGCGCTCGCGGCCGGCGGTCACGCCGCCGTGGGCCCAGCCGGTCACGCCGCCGTGGGCCCAGCCGGTCACGCCGCCCTGGGGCCGGCCGGGCAGGCAGTCGTGGCAGCCGCGGTCGAAGAGGCGATCCTGGTGGCGGCGCTGACCTGCGCCAGGGCCGGAGCGAACCCGCCGACCGCGGCCGAGCTGGCCGCCGCGCAGGCGGCTGTCTAG
- a CDS encoding 5'-3' exonuclease has product MTRVMLLDSASLYFRAFYGVPDTVTAPDGMPVNAVRGFTDMVSTLITRYQPTDFVACLDYDWRPAFRVALLPSYKAHRVEYTTSSGTPDVETVPDLLEPQVPVLLAVLKAAGLCSVGADGFEADDVIATLAHRYGEQGVEVDVVSGDRDLIDLATDRVRVLYTGKGISNIVVFTPEEVQAQYGVPAGHYADFAMLRGDPSDGLPGVAGIGAKGAATVVAQFGTIEQIVAAAKSGDKAMSNSVRAKVLAALDYLAVAPAVVRGRTDVPVAELTTAIPATPADPEMLAALGERFGVQSSVDRLKTALAKVGGA; this is encoded by the coding sequence GTGACCCGCGTGATGCTGCTTGACTCGGCGAGCCTGTACTTTCGCGCCTTCTACGGCGTGCCCGACACCGTGACCGCGCCGGACGGTATGCCCGTCAACGCCGTCCGCGGCTTCACCGACATGGTCTCGACCCTGATCACCCGCTATCAGCCGACCGACTTCGTCGCGTGCCTGGACTACGACTGGCGCCCGGCGTTCCGGGTGGCGCTGCTGCCCTCGTACAAGGCGCACCGGGTGGAGTACACCACCAGCAGCGGCACTCCGGACGTGGAGACGGTGCCCGACCTGCTCGAGCCCCAGGTGCCGGTGCTGCTGGCGGTGCTCAAGGCGGCCGGGCTGTGCTCGGTGGGCGCCGACGGCTTCGAGGCCGACGACGTGATCGCGACGCTGGCCCACCGCTACGGCGAGCAGGGCGTCGAGGTGGACGTGGTGTCCGGAGACCGCGACCTGATCGACCTGGCCACCGACCGGGTGCGGGTGCTCTACACCGGCAAGGGCATCAGCAACATCGTGGTGTTCACCCCCGAGGAGGTGCAGGCCCAGTACGGCGTGCCGGCCGGTCACTACGCCGACTTCGCGATGCTGCGCGGGGACCCGTCCGACGGGCTGCCCGGGGTGGCCGGCATCGGCGCGAAGGGCGCGGCGACGGTGGTGGCTCAGTTCGGGACGATCGAGCAGATCGTGGCGGCGGCGAAGTCCGGCGACAAGGCGATGAGCAACTCGGTGCGGGCCAAGGTGCTGGCGGCGCTGGACTACCTGGCTGTCGCCCCGGCGGTGGTGCGCGGGCGCACTGACGTCCCGGTGGCCGAGCTCACCACGGCCATTCCGGCCACACCCGCGGACCCGGAGATGCTGGCCGCTCTCGGCGAGCGGTTCGGCGTCCAGAGCTCGGTCGACCGGCTGAAGACCGCGCTGGCCAAGGTCGGCGGGGCCTGA
- a CDS encoding WYL domain-containing protein, with amino-acid sequence MAARRQQRLVSLVLCLLSTRQYITADRIRDTVEGYEVSEDSTNPDEAFKRSFERDKAELRELGIPLETGRNSVFDTEDGYRIARHQFELPPIEFTADEAAAVGLAGRLWSTASLATEARTALIKLRAAGIEIEEPPGADALPPLPGNEPALPGLVAAVSERRVVQFAHRKQSAPAPQKRVLEPWGVLSWRGRWYVVGYDRGRGDVRSFRLDRIVGEVRTLATAAETSRPEDLDMLELVRGANHQPDQLASVRVAPGRGGQLRRQARQVRSTAEGDVLTLDYRDLDRLAGLVAGAGAEAVALEPPELVTAVIGLLSGVTGGRPGAESAEPAAVAGGTALTGGGR; translated from the coding sequence ATGGCGGCGCGTCGACAGCAACGACTGGTGTCTCTGGTGCTGTGCCTGCTCTCGACCCGGCAGTACATCACCGCTGACCGCATCCGCGACACCGTCGAGGGCTATGAGGTGTCAGAGGACTCCACCAATCCCGACGAGGCTTTCAAGCGGAGCTTCGAGCGCGACAAGGCCGAGCTGCGCGAGCTCGGGATCCCGCTGGAGACCGGGCGCAACTCCGTCTTCGACACCGAGGACGGCTACCGGATCGCCCGGCACCAGTTCGAGCTGCCGCCGATCGAGTTCACCGCCGACGAGGCGGCCGCGGTGGGACTGGCCGGCCGGCTCTGGAGCACCGCGTCGCTGGCCACCGAGGCCCGGACCGCGCTGATCAAGCTGCGCGCCGCCGGAATCGAGATCGAGGAGCCGCCCGGCGCCGACGCGTTGCCCCCGCTGCCGGGCAACGAGCCGGCGCTGCCGGGCCTGGTCGCGGCGGTGTCCGAGCGCCGGGTGGTGCAGTTCGCCCACCGCAAGCAGTCGGCCCCCGCGCCGCAGAAACGGGTTCTCGAGCCGTGGGGAGTGCTGTCCTGGCGTGGCCGGTGGTACGTGGTCGGCTATGACCGAGGCCGTGGCGATGTGCGCAGCTTCCGGCTGGACCGGATCGTCGGCGAGGTCAGGACACTGGCCACCGCCGCCGAGACCAGCCGTCCTGAGGACCTGGACATGCTCGAGCTGGTCCGGGGCGCCAACCACCAACCCGACCAGCTGGCCAGTGTGCGGGTCGCTCCGGGCCGCGGCGGCCAGCTGCGGCGCCAGGCGCGGCAGGTGCGCAGCACCGCCGAGGGAGATGTGCTGACCCTGGACTACCGCGACCTCGACCGGCTTGCCGGGCTGGTGGCCGGCGCCGGGGCCGAAGCCGTCGCGCTCGAGCCGCCGGAGCTGGTGACCGCGGTGATCGGGTTGCTCAGCGGCGTCACCGGCGGCCGACCGGGTGCCGAGAGCGCCGAGCCTGCGGCGGTGGCCGGAGGCACGGCGTTGACCGGCGGTGGCCGGTGA
- a CDS encoding MFS transporter, with protein sequence MSASPAPQVPDSSPARVEDGFVPDPNRWKALAVCLVGGSMVLLDVSIVNVALHSIDVGLHASGEAIQWVLSGYSLTFGLLLVPAGRLGDARGRRRLFIFGMLAFTFASLLCGVAPNPTWLVIARLSQGLAAGLLTPQISALIQQLFRGRERAKAFGLFGAMVGISTALGPLIGGLLIEVFGETHGWRYVFFVNLPIGLLAVPFAMRLLPQASAEQRARRNDLDPVGVLLLGLGVVVLLLPFVQEQQWKGNAKWLLVPLAALLLASFLAWEVRYRNRGGDALVDLTLFRRRSFSFGSSMITIYFAGFTSLFFVLTLLLQFGLGYSALLAGLVTLPFAVGSGLAAGLAGRVVHRFGRGLVVTGLGLVVAGYLGVILVVREVPADLTGWALIAPLLVGGVGSGLVISPNQTLTLSEVPVEQGGTAGGLIQVGQRIGAAIGIAAVGSVFYAQLSASRGDYGRALQHGLLVAVVFLVLALALAVGDALLRDRATGADLTGEGSARAAA encoded by the coding sequence GTGTCAGCTTCTCCCGCGCCGCAGGTCCCCGACAGCTCACCGGCCAGAGTCGAGGACGGTTTCGTGCCCGACCCCAACCGCTGGAAGGCGCTGGCAGTCTGCCTGGTCGGCGGGTCCATGGTGCTGTTGGACGTCTCGATCGTCAACGTCGCGCTGCACTCGATCGACGTGGGCCTGCACGCCTCCGGCGAGGCCATCCAGTGGGTGCTCTCGGGGTACTCGCTGACCTTCGGGCTGTTGCTGGTGCCGGCCGGCCGACTGGGTGACGCCCGCGGCCGGCGCAGGCTGTTCATCTTCGGCATGCTGGCGTTCACGTTCGCCAGCCTGCTCTGCGGGGTGGCGCCGAACCCGACCTGGCTGGTGATCGCCCGGCTGAGCCAGGGGCTGGCCGCGGGGTTGCTGACGCCGCAGATCAGCGCGCTCATCCAGCAACTGTTCCGCGGCCGGGAGCGAGCCAAGGCATTCGGCCTGTTCGGCGCCATGGTCGGCATCTCGACGGCGCTGGGGCCGCTGATCGGCGGCCTGCTGATCGAGGTCTTCGGTGAGACCCACGGCTGGCGGTACGTGTTCTTCGTGAACCTGCCGATCGGCCTGCTCGCCGTGCCGTTCGCGATGCGGCTGCTGCCGCAGGCATCGGCCGAGCAGCGAGCCCGGCGGAATGACCTCGACCCGGTCGGGGTGCTGCTGTTAGGCCTCGGCGTGGTGGTGCTGCTGCTTCCCTTCGTGCAGGAGCAGCAGTGGAAGGGCAACGCCAAATGGCTGCTGGTGCCCCTGGCGGCGCTGCTGCTGGCCAGCTTCCTGGCCTGGGAGGTGCGGTATCGCAACCGGGGCGGCGACGCCCTGGTCGACCTGACGCTGTTTCGCCGGCGGTCCTTCTCCTTCGGCAGCTCGATGATCACCATCTACTTCGCCGGCTTCACCTCGCTGTTCTTCGTCCTGACCCTGCTGTTGCAGTTCGGCCTGGGCTACTCGGCGCTGCTGGCCGGCCTGGTCACGCTGCCCTTTGCCGTCGGCTCGGGGTTGGCCGCTGGGCTGGCCGGGCGGGTGGTGCACCGGTTCGGCCGGGGGCTGGTGGTGACCGGGCTGGGGTTGGTGGTGGCCGGCTATCTCGGAGTGATCCTGGTGGTCCGTGAAGTGCCCGCCGACCTCACCGGCTGGGCCCTGATCGCCCCGCTGCTGGTGGGTGGCGTCGGTTCGGGCCTGGTCATCTCGCCGAACCAGACGCTGACGCTGTCAGAGGTGCCGGTCGAGCAGGGTGGCACGGCCGGCGGCCTGATCCAGGTCGGTCAGCGGATCGGGGCCGCGATCGGCATCGCCGCGGTGGGTTCGGTGTTCTACGCCCAGCTGTCGGCCAGCCGGGGAGACTACGGCCGGGCCCTGCAACACGGGCTGCTCGTCGCGGTGGTGTTCCTGGTGCTCGCCCTGGCGCTGGCGGTCGGCGACGCGCTGCTGCGCGACCGCGCCACCGGCGCCGATCTCACGGGGGAGGGCAGCGCGCGGGCCGCAGCCTGA
- a CDS encoding WYL domain-containing protein, with protein sequence MTDTSDKVSRLLALVPYILSQGVASISETARTFGIGEEQLRKELEMLWLCGRSSGPEDLIDLMFDGDTVSVTYDGGLSRPLKLTATEAMTLAVALRALTDVPGATQGGAAERALTKIEAAAGQHLDADAVDIRLAGRDRWLNLARQAVEQKRAIEMDYYSANRDETTRRVIDPVRVFVAEEIGYLEAWCRRAEGMRIFRVDRIEDATLLDEPADVPATVTLTDVSAGVYRPAPEHLLVELRLGPGWEWVSDYYPCETVQQVGAALRVTLRVANPAWVAALARRSGGAVTVLAPDWLARDVEASATQALAAYREQ encoded by the coding sequence GTGACCGACACCAGCGACAAGGTGTCCCGGTTGCTGGCCCTGGTGCCTTACATCCTGTCGCAGGGAGTGGCCTCGATCAGCGAGACCGCGCGCACGTTCGGGATCGGTGAGGAGCAGCTGCGCAAGGAGCTGGAGATGCTGTGGCTGTGCGGACGCAGCTCCGGGCCCGAGGACCTGATCGACCTGATGTTCGACGGGGACACGGTGTCGGTCACCTACGACGGCGGCCTGAGCAGGCCGTTGAAGCTGACCGCGACCGAGGCGATGACGCTGGCGGTCGCCCTGCGCGCCCTGACCGACGTCCCGGGCGCTACCCAGGGCGGCGCGGCCGAGCGAGCCCTGACCAAGATCGAGGCAGCGGCCGGCCAGCACCTGGACGCCGACGCGGTGGACATCCGACTGGCCGGGCGTGATCGCTGGCTCAACCTGGCCCGGCAGGCGGTCGAGCAGAAGCGCGCCATCGAAATGGACTACTACTCCGCCAACCGCGACGAGACGACCCGCCGGGTCATCGACCCGGTCCGGGTCTTCGTCGCCGAGGAGATCGGGTACCTGGAGGCGTGGTGCCGCCGGGCCGAGGGCATGCGGATCTTCCGGGTGGACCGGATCGAGGACGCGACGCTGCTCGACGAGCCGGCCGACGTGCCGGCCACTGTGACCCTGACCGACGTCAGCGCCGGGGTCTACCGGCCCGCGCCGGAGCATCTGCTGGTCGAGCTGCGGCTGGGCCCGGGTTGGGAATGGGTCAGTGACTACTACCCGTGCGAGACGGTGCAGCAGGTGGGCGCGGCCTTGCGGGTGACGCTGCGGGTGGCCAATCCGGCCTGGGTGGCGGCGCTGGCCCGGCGCTCGGGCGGCGCGGTCACCGTGCTGGCCCCGGACTGGTTGGCCCGTGACGTCGAGGCCTCGGCCACACAGGCGCTGGCCGCCTACCGCGAACAGTAA